A genomic stretch from Sphingobacterium sp. ML3W includes:
- a CDS encoding DEAD/DEAH box helicase, translated as MQLEAILNKLGISSLNEMQQKVLDTYQQDKDLILLSPTGSGKTLAFSLLILQQLKDIAREVQVLVLVPTRELSLQIEQVIRKLATGYKVTCAYGGHSIRIEKNAFKDAPSILIGTPGRIKQHLEEGNFDPTQIHTIILDEFDKSLELGFHQQMDFIIRHMPKIKSRILTSATTMETIPAFTQIQDPITVDFLKDANNIPRITIKKVVATSQKKLEALLKLICKIGTKKMIIFCNHRDAVDHISDLLDNRNIIHDIFHGGLEQQDRELALLKFRNHSNNVLITTDLAARGLDIPEVDAIIHYQLPHKEDDFTHRNGRTARMQAKGDVYVILKPEENYPYILEDTAEEEFPDFYDLPENSPFATLYVSAGRKDKVNKIDIVGFLLSLEGIEKDDIGIIEVKDKIAYVAVRRKLALAIINAANGQKVKGRKVKVGRT; from the coding sequence ATGCAGCTAGAAGCTATTTTAAATAAATTAGGCATTTCATCCCTGAATGAAATGCAACAAAAGGTATTGGACACCTATCAACAAGATAAAGATCTCATCTTGCTCTCTCCTACAGGATCAGGAAAAACCTTAGCCTTTTCATTATTAATACTACAACAGCTAAAAGATATCGCGCGTGAAGTACAGGTTTTGGTTTTAGTACCTACCCGTGAACTCTCCTTACAGATCGAGCAAGTCATCCGAAAATTAGCAACAGGATACAAAGTGACCTGTGCCTATGGCGGACATAGCATACGTATCGAAAAAAACGCATTCAAAGATGCGCCATCTATTCTTATTGGTACCCCAGGTCGAATAAAACAGCATCTTGAAGAGGGAAATTTTGATCCGACACAGATCCATACCATAATACTAGATGAATTTGACAAGTCATTGGAGCTTGGCTTTCATCAGCAAATGGATTTTATTATTCGTCACATGCCAAAAATTAAGTCGCGCATATTGACCTCTGCGACAACAATGGAGACCATTCCGGCTTTTACGCAGATTCAGGATCCCATTACTGTCGATTTCCTGAAAGATGCAAACAATATCCCGCGGATCACGATAAAAAAAGTAGTTGCAACCAGTCAAAAGAAACTGGAAGCGCTTTTAAAACTTATCTGCAAGATCGGTACAAAAAAAATGATTATTTTTTGCAACCATCGTGATGCTGTTGACCATATCAGCGACCTATTGGATAATCGTAATATCATCCATGACATCTTTCATGGTGGTTTGGAGCAACAGGACAGAGAGCTGGCGCTGCTAAAATTCAGAAACCACTCTAATAATGTCCTGATTACCACAGACCTTGCTGCACGGGGATTGGATATCCCTGAAGTGGATGCAATCATTCACTATCAGCTTCCACATAAAGAAGATGATTTTACACACCGTAATGGACGCACGGCGCGCATGCAGGCAAAAGGTGATGTATATGTCATTTTAAAACCTGAAGAAAATTACCCTTACATTTTGGAAGATACGGCAGAAGAGGAGTTCCCGGACTTTTATGACCTGCCCGAAAACTCACCTTTCGCTACACTCTATGTCAGCGCCGGAAGGAAGGATAAGGTCAACAAAATTGACATCGTCGGCTTTCTATTAAGTCTGGAAGGCATCGAAAAAGACGATATCGGAATTATCGAAGTCAAAGACAAAATTGCTTATGTTGCTGTCAGACGTAAACTGGCTTTAGCGATCATCAATGCCGCAAACGGACAGAAGGTCAAAGGCCGAAAAGTTAAAGTCGGAAGAACGTAG
- a CDS encoding menaquinone biosynthesis protein: MNKIRVSAVSYTNTYPFLNGIRKSKVMDQIDLSVDYPSACAQKVIDDEADMGIIPTAALLSLPEYYINTDFCIGTEGAVDSVFIFSNKPITEVDTLRLDKQSRTSNGLARVLLKNYWKREIQLITDDSVEPDAYVLIGDRTFGKKNTVPYVYDLGKEWFDFTGLPFAFALWVSNKKLPESFVKDFNDALAYGVAHATDVIEGLPEFEGFDYTKYLTAHLDFHLTDQKREAVQRYLGYLKDLD, translated from the coding sequence ATGAATAAAATTAGAGTTTCAGCCGTATCGTATACAAACACATATCCGTTTTTGAACGGAATACGCAAATCAAAGGTAATGGATCAGATTGATCTCAGTGTCGATTATCCAAGTGCCTGCGCACAAAAAGTAATAGATGACGAGGCGGATATGGGAATTATTCCGACTGCCGCACTACTAAGTCTTCCTGAATATTATATCAATACAGATTTTTGTATCGGAACTGAAGGTGCCGTTGATTCGGTGTTTATTTTTTCCAATAAGCCCATTACGGAGGTGGATACCCTCAGACTGGATAAGCAATCGCGTACTTCTAATGGCCTTGCCCGTGTGCTGCTAAAGAATTATTGGAAAAGAGAGATTCAGTTGATTACAGATGATAGTGTGGAACCGGATGCTTATGTTCTGATCGGTGACCGCACCTTCGGTAAAAAGAATACCGTACCCTACGTTTATGACTTGGGGAAGGAATGGTTTGATTTTACAGGATTGCCGTTTGCGTTTGCCCTTTGGGTAAGCAATAAAAAGCTGCCTGAATCGTTTGTGAAAGATTTCAATGATGCCCTAGCTTATGGCGTGGCTCATGCGACCGACGTCATTGAAGGTCTCCCCGAATTTGAAGGGTTTGATTATACAAAATATTTAACGGCACATCTTGATTTTCATCTAACGGATCAAAAACGGGAAGCTGTACAGCGTTATCTTGGCTATTTAAAAGATCTGGATTGA
- a CDS encoding histidine phosphatase family protein — translation MKKTFYFIRHGQTDLNLKGIVQGRGVNSPLNETGMAQAQAFFERYNTVPFDKVYTSTLLRTHQTVKGFIDQNLPWEQLVGLDEISWGIYEGKEQTPELLSGFEQLVAAWRNGELNVSIENGESPNALMERQQVALDHMLAQTNEENILVCMHGRALRIMLCLMTGIDARYMDDFPHTNTALYKLLYNNGQFEIIDHYNTDHLEALMNE, via the coding sequence TTGAAAAAGACATTTTATTTTATACGACACGGACAGACTGATTTAAATCTAAAGGGCATAGTGCAGGGGAGGGGGGTTAATTCTCCATTAAATGAAACAGGCATGGCCCAGGCTCAGGCTTTCTTTGAACGGTACAATACAGTGCCTTTTGACAAAGTATATACCTCGACTTTATTACGGACCCATCAGACGGTAAAAGGCTTTATTGACCAAAATTTACCCTGGGAACAGCTTGTCGGGTTGGACGAAATCAGCTGGGGAATCTACGAAGGGAAAGAGCAGACGCCTGAGTTGTTGTCTGGTTTTGAGCAATTAGTTGCTGCATGGCGCAACGGAGAATTGAATGTCAGTATTGAAAATGGAGAATCTCCTAATGCATTAATGGAACGCCAGCAGGTTGCATTGGATCATATGCTGGCCCAAACAAATGAAGAAAATATCCTTGTTTGTATGCATGGCCGTGCCCTACGTATCATGCTTTGCCTCATGACTGGTATTGATGCCCGATATATGGATGATTTTCCACACACAAATACTGCTTTATATAAATTGCTGTATAATAATGGTCAATTTGAAATTATAGACCATTACAATACAGACCACCTAGAAGCATTGATGAATGAATAA
- the mqnE gene encoding aminofutalosine synthase MqnE, with translation MNAIDKLNFLINDKHLDVELRNIAEKVLREERITFDEGVLLYEKGELGYLGVLANYIREKRHGDHTFFNRNFHIEPTNVCVYDCKFCSYSRLIKERAEGWEMEVDGMMDIVKKYDNEAVTEVHITGGVVPKQNLEFYADFFKRCKAHRPELHIKGLTPVEYYYIFKKAKLSHYDGLKYLQSCGLDSMPGGGAEIFHPEIREQIAHDKCTAEQWLDIHEQAHRLGMHTNATMLYGHIEQFWHRVDHMERLRQLQDKTGGFQTFIPLKFRNKENQMSHIPEVSVIEDLRNYAIARIYMDNFDHIKAYWAMISRDTAQLSLAFGVDDIDGTLDDTTKIYSMAGAEEQKPGMTTKEVVELIKKVGRHPIERDTLYNVVTDYNDVVFEEDTKKKSYYALPVVNP, from the coding sequence ATGAACGCAATAGATAAATTAAATTTCTTGATCAATGATAAACATTTAGACGTTGAATTAAGAAATATAGCCGAGAAAGTTTTGCGAGAGGAGCGTATCACTTTTGATGAAGGAGTTCTTTTATACGAAAAAGGTGAATTAGGCTATCTTGGTGTTCTCGCCAATTATATCCGCGAGAAACGTCATGGAGACCATACCTTCTTTAACCGTAATTTTCACATTGAGCCCACGAATGTCTGTGTATATGATTGTAAATTCTGTTCGTATTCCAGACTAATTAAAGAGCGCGCCGAAGGTTGGGAAATGGAAGTCGATGGCATGATGGATATTGTGAAGAAATATGACAATGAAGCCGTTACTGAAGTGCATATTACAGGTGGTGTTGTGCCGAAGCAAAACCTCGAGTTTTATGCGGATTTCTTTAAAAGATGTAAAGCACATCGACCCGAATTACATATTAAGGGACTCACGCCAGTAGAATATTATTACATTTTCAAGAAAGCAAAGTTGAGTCACTACGATGGACTGAAATATTTGCAATCTTGTGGTCTCGATTCGATGCCCGGCGGTGGAGCAGAAATCTTTCATCCGGAAATTCGGGAACAGATTGCGCATGATAAGTGTACGGCAGAGCAGTGGTTAGATATTCACGAGCAAGCACATCGTCTCGGCATGCATACAAATGCAACGATGTTATACGGTCATATTGAGCAATTTTGGCATCGGGTAGATCATATGGAACGTTTGCGACAGCTTCAGGATAAAACGGGCGGCTTCCAGACTTTTATTCCATTGAAATTTCGAAATAAGGAGAACCAGATGTCACATATCCCTGAGGTGTCTGTTATCGAAGATTTAAGAAATTATGCGATCGCACGGATCTACATGGATAATTTTGATCATATCAAAGCCTACTGGGCTATGATATCAAGAGATACTGCACAATTGTCCCTAGCTTTTGGCGTGGACGATATTGATGGTACGTTGGACGATACGACCAAAATATACAGTATGGCTGGTGCGGAAGAGCAAAAACCTGGAATGACAACAAAAGAGGTTGTGGAATTGATTAAAAAGGTAGGCCGTCATCCCATTGAACGCGATACATTGTATAATGTGGTAACTGACTATAATGATGTTGTCTTTGAAGAGGATACCAAAAAGAAAAGTTATTATGCACTACCTGTTGTGAACCCATAA
- a CDS encoding ABC transporter ATP-binding protein yields MKTYFRLLSFAKPIEKFAIPYVICTLITVVFSTLNLALLAPLLHTLFNTGKSVTEVVKPEAYTDILAWFNYYANVANSQLGAYGALKYVCIVIVISVFISNLFRYFCQRIMENFRIHTLLKLRRAVFDNVMDLHVGYFTGQRKGDIVSKVASDVQVVQYSVTGTLQVVFKEPLQLIAYIVMLFNISAKLTFFSLLVIPISAFFIARIVKNLKSQARSAQESYGNMISYLDEALSGIKIIKAFNAVSFIKNRFHNENERYANIGRAMAKRQQLGSPVSELLGVMMVAIILLYGGHLVLSGDKSLTAPAFIAYIAIFSQVMRPAKALTDAFSGIHNGLAAGERVLELVDERSEVTDKPNAKKVESFEQRIVFKDVNFAYTKDKKILQGIDLEIEKGKVIALVGPSGGGKSTLVDLIPRFMDVTDGQILFDGVDLRDLDQDSLRSMIGVVNQESILFNDTIFNNIAFANLAASQEEIEAAAKIANAHEFILKTDQGYQTNIGDRGGKLSGGQRQRICIARAVLKNPPIMLLDEATSALDTESEKLVQDSLYKLMDNRTTVVIAHRLSTIQNADKIVVIEAGKIVETGSHSELLQHNGLYKKLIEMQQFTD; encoded by the coding sequence ATGAAAACATATTTTAGGCTCTTATCATTTGCTAAACCCATTGAGAAATTTGCGATTCCCTATGTAATCTGCACCTTGATTACGGTTGTTTTTAGCACTTTAAATTTAGCATTACTCGCTCCATTACTCCATACACTTTTTAATACCGGTAAATCTGTCACTGAAGTTGTAAAACCTGAGGCTTATACGGATATTCTGGCCTGGTTTAATTACTATGCGAATGTAGCAAATAGCCAGCTTGGTGCTTATGGTGCATTAAAGTACGTTTGTATTGTTATTGTAATTTCTGTATTTATCAGTAATCTTTTCCGTTATTTCTGCCAGCGGATTATGGAAAATTTTCGCATTCACACCTTGTTGAAACTACGCAGGGCAGTATTTGACAATGTGATGGATCTGCATGTCGGTTATTTTACGGGACAGCGGAAAGGAGATATCGTTTCCAAGGTTGCTTCCGATGTACAGGTTGTACAGTATTCGGTAACGGGTACTCTACAGGTCGTATTCAAAGAACCTTTGCAGCTGATCGCGTATATTGTGATGTTGTTTAATATCTCGGCCAAGCTGACCTTCTTTTCTTTATTGGTTATTCCGATTTCAGCATTTTTTATAGCACGAATTGTAAAAAATTTAAAAAGCCAGGCGCGTTCAGCTCAGGAATCCTATGGAAATATGATATCCTATCTGGATGAGGCATTATCCGGTATTAAAATCATCAAAGCCTTTAATGCAGTATCTTTTATAAAAAATAGATTTCATAATGAGAACGAACGATATGCCAATATTGGTCGGGCAATGGCGAAGAGACAACAATTGGGTTCTCCTGTTTCGGAGCTGCTGGGGGTGATGATGGTTGCTATTATTTTATTGTATGGCGGGCATTTGGTGCTATCTGGAGATAAAAGTTTGACGGCACCTGCATTTATCGCTTATATAGCCATTTTCTCGCAGGTCATGCGCCCGGCAAAAGCATTGACAGATGCTTTTAGTGGTATTCATAATGGCCTTGCAGCAGGAGAACGGGTGTTGGAATTAGTTGATGAACGCAGTGAGGTGACCGACAAACCGAATGCGAAAAAGGTCGAAAGCTTCGAGCAACGTATTGTTTTTAAAGATGTAAATTTCGCTTATACAAAAGATAAGAAGATTCTTCAGGGGATAGACCTTGAGATTGAAAAAGGGAAAGTAATTGCATTAGTCGGTCCCTCAGGTGGCGGGAAATCAACATTAGTGGATCTCATTCCACGATTTATGGATGTCACTGACGGACAGATCCTGTTTGATGGTGTGGATCTAAGGGATCTGGATCAGGATTCTTTACGTAGTATGATCGGGGTGGTCAATCAGGAATCAATTTTATTTAATGATACGATTTTCAATAATATCGCATTTGCCAATCTAGCCGCTAGTCAGGAAGAAATCGAAGCAGCTGCCAAAATAGCCAATGCACATGAGTTTATTCTAAAGACAGATCAGGGGTACCAAACCAATATTGGCGATCGGGGCGGTAAATTGTCAGGTGGACAGCGTCAGCGGATCTGTATTGCACGTGCGGTATTGAAAAATCCACCGATTATGCTGCTCGATGAGGCCACTTCGGCCCTGGATACCGAATCCGAGAAACTAGTACAAGATTCCCTTTATAAATTGATGGATAATCGCACAACAGTCGTGATTGCCCATCGTTTAAGTACCATTCAGAATGCGGATAAGATTGTGGTCATCGAAGCTGGGAAAATTGTTGAAACAGGTAGCCATAGTGAATTGCTACAGCATAATGGCTTATATAAGAAGTTAATTGAGATGCAGCAATTTACCGACTAA
- a CDS encoding aminotransferase class I/II-fold pyridoxal phosphate-dependent enzyme has translation MQIDVAKRLQQTEEYYFSKKLREIDELNKQGARVINLGIGSPDLPPHPEVIATLNTNAQLPNVHGYQNYKGAPALRQAVADWYQRYYQATFNPNTEILPLIGSKEGIVHICMTYLQEGDKALIPNPGYPAYAAAVRLSGAESITYKLTQEKNWLIDFDELRKQDLSKVKLMWINYPHMPTGASASDAFYKELIEFAKEFNILICHDNPYSFILTDKPRSIMSVEGAKEVAIELNSLSKSSNMAGWRVGALVGSEERINQVLRFKSNMDSGMFLPVQLAAAKALQLQDSWYQDLNKIYADRRHKVYEIMNLLGCSYQKDQVGLFVWAQIPNSYKDGYALSDAVLDKARVFITPGGIFGDGGNQYIRISLCATVEVLEESIQRIKDNF, from the coding sequence ATGCAAATAGACGTTGCCAAAAGATTGCAGCAAACTGAAGAATACTACTTCTCGAAAAAACTAAGAGAAATAGATGAGCTTAACAAACAGGGTGCACGTGTAATCAATCTAGGAATTGGAAGTCCTGACTTACCCCCTCATCCGGAGGTAATAGCGACATTGAATACGAATGCCCAACTTCCAAATGTACATGGCTATCAAAATTACAAAGGGGCTCCAGCTTTAAGACAGGCTGTTGCCGATTGGTATCAACGCTATTATCAGGCCACTTTTAATCCCAATACGGAAATCCTACCACTTATTGGATCGAAAGAAGGTATTGTACATATTTGCATGACTTACCTACAGGAAGGAGACAAGGCTTTAATCCCCAATCCCGGCTACCCTGCTTATGCTGCGGCTGTAAGATTGAGTGGAGCTGAATCGATCACCTATAAGCTTACACAGGAAAAAAATTGGCTGATTGACTTTGACGAACTTCGGAAACAAGACCTATCAAAAGTTAAATTGATGTGGATCAATTATCCACACATGCCTACGGGTGCCTCGGCTTCGGATGCGTTTTACAAAGAACTGATTGAATTTGCAAAGGAATTCAATATTCTTATCTGTCATGATAACCCCTATAGTTTTATCCTGACTGACAAACCGCGTAGTATCATGAGCGTGGAAGGCGCAAAAGAGGTCGCGATAGAATTAAATTCACTGAGCAAATCATCCAATATGGCTGGCTGGAGAGTCGGAGCATTGGTTGGTAGCGAAGAGCGTATCAATCAGGTGTTACGTTTTAAAAGCAATATGGACTCCGGAATGTTTTTGCCAGTTCAATTGGCGGCAGCAAAAGCCTTACAACTGCAAGATTCATGGTATCAGGATCTTAATAAAATTTATGCAGATAGACGTCATAAAGTCTATGAAATCATGAACTTATTGGGCTGTTCATACCAAAAAGATCAGGTTGGTTTATTTGTATGGGCTCAAATCCCAAATTCCTATAAGGATGGTTATGCGCTTAGCGATGCTGTCTTGGACAAAGCACGTGTGTTTATCACACCGGGAGGGATTTTTGGAGATGGAGGGAATCAGTATATCCGGATCAGTCTCTGTGCCACAGTAGAAGTTCTTGAAGAATCCATCCAACGTATTAAGGATAATTTCTAG
- a CDS encoding prephenate dehydrogenase: MGFERQTRINNYSHMNIAIVGVGLIGGSVAIRLKETKFCSKIIGVDKSEKNLDKAKQIGFIDEAMTLEEAIKNCKVLILTIPVDAILQVVPQILDQVTDQVVIDMGSTKTNILNKIKDHPNRGRYIAGHPMAGTEYSGPEAAVAGLFKGKMMVYVEAFRTDEDAFEVTDAITDQLEMRTCFMNADEHDVHTAYVSHISHLTSFALALTVLEKEKSQGRIFELAGSGFESTVRLAKSSPDMWTPIFKQNRENVLEVLEEHIKQLQSLHDSIASEDYDKLHKLIKRSNKIKRIIK; encoded by the coding sequence ATGGGCTTTGAAAGACAAACACGAATAAATAATTATTCACATATGAATATTGCCATCGTAGGCGTAGGCTTAATTGGCGGCTCAGTTGCCATCCGCTTAAAAGAAACAAAATTCTGCAGTAAGATCATTGGTGTAGATAAAAGTGAAAAAAATCTTGACAAAGCCAAGCAGATAGGCTTTATCGACGAAGCAATGACTTTGGAAGAAGCAATAAAGAACTGTAAGGTACTTATATTGACTATTCCCGTTGATGCGATTTTGCAGGTCGTTCCTCAGATCCTTGATCAGGTGACAGACCAGGTCGTTATCGACATGGGATCTACCAAGACAAACATACTCAACAAAATCAAAGATCACCCCAATAGAGGGCGCTATATTGCAGGTCACCCGATGGCCGGTACGGAATATTCTGGTCCCGAAGCTGCTGTAGCAGGCTTATTCAAAGGGAAGATGATGGTCTATGTTGAGGCCTTTAGAACGGATGAAGATGCGTTCGAAGTTACTGATGCGATCACAGATCAACTGGAGATGCGTACCTGCTTTATGAATGCGGACGAACACGATGTGCATACAGCTTATGTGTCGCATATCTCCCATCTTACTTCATTCGCACTAGCATTGACCGTATTGGAAAAGGAGAAATCGCAGGGACGTATATTTGAGCTGGCAGGATCAGGTTTTGAATCTACAGTCCGTTTGGCTAAAAGTTCACCCGATATGTGGACACCTATCTTCAAACAGAATCGCGAAAATGTACTGGAAGTCCTGGAGGAACATATCAAACAATTGCAATCCTTACATGATTCAATCGCGAGCGAAGATTATGATAAATTGCATAAACTCATCAAGCGTTCCAATAAGATTAAACGTATCATTAAGTAG